One Burkholderia sp. 9120 DNA window includes the following coding sequences:
- the ompA gene encoding outer membrane protein OmpA: protein MNKLSKLAFIAATAVMAASAMAQSVPASRQATNDNWVNGTGEYVWMNGTNELCWRDAFWTPATANAKCDGALVAQAPTPPAPVAPAPAITSQKITYQADALFDFDKAILKPGGKEKLDDLASKIGALNLEVVVATGYTDRIGSDKYNDRLSLRRAQAVKAYLVSKGIESNRIYTEGKGKRNPVTTGCNQKNRKQLIACLAPDRRVEVEVVGTSKQ, encoded by the coding sequence ATGAATAAACTTTCAAAGCTCGCGTTCATTGCAGCTACCGCAGTTATGGCTGCATCCGCCATGGCGCAGTCGGTGCCGGCGTCGCGACAAGCTACGAACGACAACTGGGTGAATGGTACCGGCGAATACGTGTGGATGAACGGCACGAACGAACTTTGCTGGCGCGATGCATTCTGGACGCCGGCAACGGCCAACGCAAAGTGCGATGGCGCCCTGGTTGCCCAGGCTCCGACCCCGCCGGCTCCGGTCGCACCTGCACCGGCGATCACCAGCCAAAAGATTACGTATCAAGCTGACGCGCTGTTCGACTTCGACAAGGCAATCCTGAAGCCGGGCGGTAAGGAAAAGCTGGACGATCTCGCATCGAAGATCGGCGCTTTGAACCTGGAAGTCGTCGTTGCAACGGGTTACACGGACCGTATCGGTTCGGACAAGTACAACGATCGTCTGTCGCTGCGCCGCGCTCAAGCTGTCAAGGCATACCTGGTCAGCAAGGGCATCGAATCCAACCGTATCTATACGGAAGGCAAGGGCAAGCGCAACCCGGTCACGACCGGTTGCAACCAGAAGAACCGCAAGCAACTTATCGCCTGCCTCGCACCGGATCGTCGCGTGGAAGTCGAAGTTGTCGGTACTTCGAAGCAATAA